DNA from Roseimicrobium sp. ORNL1:
CATCCGGGAGATTCCACGCCTTCTCGAAGAGCTCCTTCTTCGGGCCGTAGAGGCGGAACAGCAGTTCGAACTGCCTCTTCGGGTCCGTGGGCACCCAGTTGGCTTCCTTTCCGGCAGGAGCTTTGGGACCGAAGTAGACGTCCGTGGATCCGTCCGCATTCTTCTGCACTGACGTGTCGTTCGAAGCGAGGCTCGGGCGGGACATGCCGACGATCAGCGCGTGCGTCTCGCGGTCATAGGCAGTCACGGACCAGTATTGCTCGATGGGCGCATTCGGCGGGACTGTCAGGCGATAGGTTTTGTCTCCCTCCAGAGATTTGCCCTCGCGGTCGCTGATGTTCATCAGATAGAACTGACCGGTGCCCAGATGCTTCGCGCTGAAGTATCCTATGTGATACATCACCGCCCGGCCGTCGATACCGTACTCATTTGGTTTGGCGAAACCCGAGCCCATGCCATCCACCGTTTCCTTCGGAATCGGCAATCCCCAGCGCGTCCCATCAAAGAACGGCGGGACGAAACCCTTCTCGAATTTTAACGCCACCTCAGCATGAGCTTCACGCACCGCACTCTCGAGGATCCGTTTCGTATTCGCATCTGGTGTGAACGGCTTGCCTTTCTCAATGCCAATTGTCTTCAGCGAGTCGATCATCACCTTGTCACGCGTGATCCATGGCTCTGCCTGCACGAAACGGTCGAGGTATTCGAAGAATGTCGCGTCATAGGGTATCGTCGCATCGAAGGGCTTGTCATACGCGTCCACGTACACGGTCGAGTCTGGGTTGCCGCCCAACGGGTAGATCTTCACCTTCTTGCCGTGCTCCACGGCGGACTTGATGTCGGCATCGCTGCGGCTCTTGAAGTTTGAACGCAGGATCACGAAGCCACGATTGGTCTCAGACTCCAGCACGATGTATCCCTCTGGCGCCTTCTCTTTATAACCAGGCGGCAGGATCAGATACTTCGCACCCTTCCCCTTGTCCGCGCCAGCCGGCCCGACATCCTCAAGCGCATTCTGCCACGCCATGTCAAAGCTGCCGACGATCACGTTGTTCTCGTCCGCCGGAGGGATCTCCACCACCACCGGGCCTTTCGAGGTGTCGTAGAATGGGTTGAGGTAGATTGTGTCCGGATTGGGCGTGAGCGTCTGGTTCTTCGAGTTCACCGGCCGCGACCAATAGACGACCTGGTTGAGTTTCCCGCCGTTGTCGATCGTCGCCTGCAGCATGCGCTCGTAGTTCACAGCAGGAATGCCCCAGATGACTGCCTCGACCGCGCGACGGTGGATGGCACGCTTCTGAAGTTCCTCAGGAGAAAATTCCTCGGAGAGGGCGACCGTTCCCAACGCTACCGTGAGGGTGGCGAGGAGGAGCGCGTGCTGATTGTATGAATTGGGCTTCATAGGCGTGTGTGATCGAGGTATATCAGCACCGTGCCGCTGCGGGCGGCTCGAGGGTTGTTGCTGTTTCGGGCTTTGTTGCTGCCTGCTCGGCATCCTGCCGCATTTGCTTCGCATACCGCTCGGTGAGGATGGGGCCGAGCACGCAGGTGACGATGACGATGAGCACCGAGGCATTTACAAAGGTCGCATCCAGCAGGCGCTCGCCGTGGCTGTTGATGCACTGGTAGCCAACCACGGCAGAGGCCAGGGTCGCGGCCATTTGGGGGAAGGAGAGGCTCGCGACCGTCGCAACCTCGTGACGCGGCTGGCGGAAGATGACGCCCGTGAGCCAGGCGGCGACAGACTTCCCAGCCAGCACGGCGGCGAGCAATCCGAAAGTCATGCCAGGGCTCTCGGTGATGGATTGCTTCAACACCGCAGGATCGACAAGAAAGCCAGTGGTGAGGAAGAACGCGGGGATGAACAGTGCCTGTGACGTGACCTCGAGTTGCTCCACGGCGAACTTCCCGCGCACCGCGCGCTTCACGGCTATACCCGCGAGGAAAGCTCCCACGATGCCCTCCAGATTGATGATGCGCGCGCCCTCCGCACACACCACGATCACCACCAGCATGATGGTCACACGCAGCTCGGGCTTCTGCCCGTACCGAATGATGGCCTTGCGCGCGAGATTGCCCGCGCCAAACAAGATGAGCGGCACGAAGATGGCGAGCTCCAGCAATTCCCTCCCGAGGAAACTCCAGGAGAAGCCAGTGAGATGCACGCTCACCGTCACCGCCAGCACGAGCATGGAGGCGATGTCCGTGAAGATGGTGCCGCCCACCACCATGAGCACCGTGGGATGCTGCGTGAGACCTAGCTTCTGCAGAATGGGAAAGGCCAGCAACGTGTGCGACGCGATGATGGAGCCAATGAGCAGGGACGCATTCCACCCGAACCCTGTGAGCCTGCCCACCATTACCCCGGCGACGAAGGGCAGGATGAAGGTCAGCGCGCCGAACGTGAGCGAACGCGTGCGTGTCTTCTTGAAATCATCGAGATCGATCTCGAAGCCGACGAAGAACATGAAGAGCAGCTTCCCCAGTTCCGCGAGGAGCGAGATGACCGGTCCGTCCTGCTTGATGAGTCCCGTGACTGCGGGCCCCAGCAGGAAACCTGCGATGATGAAGCCGAGGATCCCCGGTAGCCGCAGCCTCTCCATGAGCTTCGGCATCAGCACGACCATGGTCATGGCGATGGCAAAGGTGGTAAGGATGGTGACGCCTTCAAACATGGGAAAGGGTAAGGACAATTCCTTTGTTTCGGAGGGAAGATGAAAGGGATGAGGCTGCCTGAGTTTGTATCGTGGGGCTACTTTACTTCTTCGAAGTCACCAGGCTTCCATGCGCCATTGAAGGCAGGTGCTCCCGGGCCATAGATGCGGAAGTAGGTGAACCAACCCTTGGTAGGGAGTGTTTGCACCCAACGCTTCTCACTTGCGCCAGCGGGCAATTTGGGCCCGAAATACAGGTCCACGGATTTTGCATCACCGAGGTCTTTCAATTCTTGTAGAGACCGGATGGCGGCGGTGCCCTGCTGGTTGACGATCTCGCTTCTCGAGTAAGTATCATATACCGTCACTGACCAGAAGAGCTTCGCCGGTACTGGCAGTGGCACAGTGAGCTTGTAAGTCTTGCCTCCGTCGAGATAGACCCCTGAGGCGTCACGCACGCCCAACCAATAGAGCGAACCTGCATGCTCATCTCGGCGGAACATTGCAGGCGACTCGATCTGCGCCTGGTAGAACCACTTTTCGCGGGCTTCTAGATCCTTGTAGTTCGGTGTGTCAAAGGTACCGTTCTCGAAGCGCAAGCTGGCCCATTCCCACTTCCGGTCCGGCCACGCGATTCGTTCTGGACGTCGGTCCGCGAACGACTGGACTCGCATCTGTATATTCGCCATTTTCGCTGCCTTCTCCAAGATGATCTGCATCCGCTCGTCAGGAGCAAAGGGTTTGCCCTTCTGGATCCCAAGCATGGCAAGTTCGCCGTAATACATGCGGTAAGCCTCGTACGGAGGCTCAGCATCGATTACTGAGTGAAGTTTCTTCCAGTATTCGAGATTGTCTTCCCAAGGAACTGGGGTGAAATCATAAAACTTGGCGCCCACTTCAAGCCACACCGGCTTGTCGGCGTCTCCTCCGCCCTTGTGTGGATAGAAATTGATAGACTTGAGTTTGTCTATGGCCGCATTCATATCCCCACCCGTCGGTATTGCGCGGAACAGCACGAGCACACGATTTGTGGTCGCTTGAGCCGCATAGTAACCCTGGGGAATCTCTCCTTTCCATCCTGGCGGAATGACCAAATGTTTGCCTCCTTTGCCCGCATCAGGACCGGGCAGGCCGAGGTCCATCACGTAGCGCTGATTCAGATCATTAACCACGGACATCACCGCGCCCGGCGGAATCTCCACCACCATCGGACCCTTGCTCAGGTCAAAGTTCGCTCCGGCGTATGGTGTGTCGGAGTTCGGCGTAAACACCGCTTGCGCGGGGGTGCCCAGCATGAGCATGGGATTCTTGTTCTCCACCATGCCAGCTCGGGCGTTCCCCTCATAGGTGGCCAGAATGGACACCGTGGGATAGAAGAACTTGTAGGCCTGAATGGCGCGATTCAAGTCAGCATCATCATACGCCCTCTGGATGGTTTCAGCAGTTGGATAGCCACCCTTGAACTCGTAGTCCTGCGCGACTGCGCAGCGGAATACCATTACTCCGGTCAAAGTCAGCAAGAGATGCGATAGGTGCGTTTTCATATGTGCGGTTCGGTAATGACTTGCGCCAACCTTATTCCGGGAACACCAGCGTGACGGAGATGCGGAGGCCCCACTCGGGTCCTTGCGCCGGTGCCTCGGCGTAGTAGCGGGCACCGAGTTGGAAGCTCACGGGCGTGCTGCCGATTTTCACCAGTTGAGTGATGAAGACATTGAGGGGGACGGTCCACTGCTCATTCTCCCAGTCATAGCCGGACTCGCTGTTGATACCGAAGGTGGTGTGCTTCGGTGTGGTATAGCTGAGGAAGGGCTGAAGGAAGGTGACACTCAGGTCCTGACGGTCCTCTTCTCCCGCGACGGACCAGAGATGATTTGCCAGGATGCCAGCAGTCCAACCGTGCTTCTGATGCACAAAGATGAACGAGGGACCGATGGCCCACTTCTCCGCGCCGAGCAGATCATCGGTGGCCGTGGGGAACTGAAGAATGGGACCAATGCCAATGGTGGGCTGGCCTTCGTGCTTCTTGTTCGGTGACAGCCAGATGGTGGTATTCAAGTCGCCGAGTCCGGTCTGGTCGCTGGTGCCGATGACGTCCTCCTGGGTGATGAAGGGCAGAATGGTGCGCCAGATGATTTTCCAGTCGTCATTCAAGTCGATGGGCACGACCGGCTGAACGTTGAGCTTGTATTGGAAGCCATCACCATCCGGACCCGCACCCCAGTCGAAATTGTTCTGAAAAGGCAGACTGATCAGCGAGGCCGTGGGGTCGTTCAACTTCTCGGCAATCGCGCCCATATCCGCACCTGCATGCGAGGGAGCCATGGACGCCTGAAGCGAACCATCCGGCGGAACGGATGGAGCGGGTGCCGGTGCGGCGGCGGCATGCAGACCGGACGCAGCCATGGACGCTGCAACCAAAACAGTCAGGGCAAGGGAAGATTGGGAGAACATGATAGGGTATGATGTGGTGGCGTTTTCCATCAACGGGTGACGTCAGATCTTCACCGTCATGTAGGAGGTGGCTCCATTCATGAAGACCGGCTGGTAGGTGACGCCCTGATAGTTGAAATAGGTCTGGCCATTGATGACCGTGGCTTGCGATCCGGGAGGGAGCGTGGGCACCACCACTCCAATCGGCACAGGCGCTACGATGAAGGTCGTCCCTTGCTGCTGGTAGTAGACCCCACTCTGGTAAAAGTAGGTCTGGTTCCCCAGCACCACCGGAACCGAGCCGGGAGGCACCACCGCCACTACTGCACCGAGAGGCGCAGCTACCGCGACATAACCCCCGCTGGGCGCGGTCTTGTAATACACCCCAGCGTCGTAGTAGTAGGGCTGGTTCGCCACGACCACCGTCGTATGCGTGGGAGGCAGCGAGTGCACGATGGCACCTGCCGCAAGCGTCGTTGCAGCACCCACAGCCACACCACCCCAGAAGTGATCATGATTGTGAACGTCGATGTCCACATCACGGTGGATGTCGCGGTGCACATCCCAACTGCCACCGTGTCCATGCACATCGACATCTCGATGGAAGTTGCGATTGATATCCACATGCCCACCACCGCCCCATCCATGGGCATCGATGTGGGCTGAGCGATGAATGCTCCCACTCCGGTGCCAGTCTGCTTGCAGAGACTGCTGCGGCATCCATGCGGCGAGCAATGCGGCCATGACAGTGACTCCAGTACCTGTCGCGAATCGTTGATGCGTCTTCATAGGTTGTGGGGGCGAAATGGTTGGTTGATTTAGTTGCCGGCTTTCACGTCAACGGCGGGCACGCGCGCGGGCGCAGGCGACTTATCCTTTTCCGCGTCAGGGCTATCGTCCGAGCTGGCGAGGAACTTGATGGCCTCCGCACCCTTGGGTGCTTCGAACTCAAAGACGTAGTCCGGCAGCTTGGTGCCTGTGTCCCAGTTCGAGATGAAGGCGGTGATCTGCGGCAAGCCTTCTTCGTACTTCAGCGTGATAACCACCTTGCGAAGCAGTGGCTTCGGGCCGTCCTCCACCCACGCCTGCCAGTCGATGGCCTCATGACCGAAGGCGACATGATGGCAGACCTTTCCGAGGATCTTCTCCTTGCCCAGATAGGCACTGTTCTTCGCCTTCGAAGCAGGCTCGCTCAGCGGCTTGGAGAGTACGAGATCATCCAGCGGGAAAACCACGCCGAGCGTCTTCTCCACATGGTCCACCATGGCATCGATCTTGTCCGGTGCAAGAGAAGAGGCGTAGTAGTTCTCCTTGTGATCCAGGAGGGTCACGTTCTTGCCATCATACCAGAAGGAGCGTCTCGGTACCGTGGTGGAGACATCCACCTTGAGCCGGTTCGGACGGCGCAGCTTGATATCGAGCTGCTTGGTGTATTGCAGCTTCGACTTCTCGCCATACACCACGTCGTGACTCACCTCGACAGTGGCCTGGTACTGCGGTGCCTTGGCGAGGAAGTCCGCCGCGCGATTGATGATGACCAGAGCTTTGGGATCCAGTTTGTTCTGGATCTGCCCCTCCGGTTTTGCCTGATATTGCGTGGCAGTCGCAGGAGCTATGGAGTCTTGTCCATGAAGCGCGGGGCAAAGAAACGCCGCCACGCAAATGCAGCAGGCAGCCAATCTCGAAGGGTTTGTATTCATGAGATGAAGCGAGGATGTCCGCGTTGTCTGACGGGGATGATTGGTGTGGCCGGGGTGGAGGGACCTTTTTCCCTGCCTCCATTCCGGCCTTCGGGGGAATTGTTCCTGACCGGTGTCGCTGCACCGGGGCATGATCTTTTTCAGAAGGTGTAGGAGAGTCCGACGAACGGACCATGTGAGATGGTATCGAGAAGGAACTGATCCTTGTCGTAGTCCACCCCGAGGGCGCGATAGCCGATGACCGTGGAGAGTTTCGGATTGAACCGATAGCCAAGGCCAACCAGTGCCTGCCAGGTGAGTTCCGACTCCACGCCGAATCCACCGATGTCACCCATGACTTGCACGAAGCATTTGTCGGTGAAGTCATGAATGACGCGGGCACCCACGATGGGATCGATCCAATCCTCCTTGATGCCGAAGTGACGGCCCGGCCCGAGGTTGGTATCCACATCGATATCCACCTCCAGATACATCCAGCGACCACCAGCGAAGACATCGAGCCGCGTCGTGTCATTCTTGATGAGCGCATACTGGATGCGGGCTGTGATGACCCACTGCTCCTGCTCGAAGCCCACCTTGCCAAAGAAGGGCCCGCGCTCGACAGAGGCATCATCCTTCAGCTTTCCCCAGATGACATCGAGGCCCAGGCTCCAGCGATCGCAACCCGCCTCAATGTAGGTCATGAAGGAGCCATCGAACTCATCAATGAGATCATTAAGACTCGTATCCGCGCTGACCGTGATGGGTCCAATGCCCGTTTCACCATTCACGGCACCGAGCCAGCCGTACGCGGCCACGGTGACGTACCACGGCTTCTCCGGTGGTGGCTCCGGGGGAACGACCACTGACTTGCTGGAGGGCGACGGCGTTCCCGCGAACAGACCCGCCGATCCAAGGACGGCGGCCATCGCGGCGGTGCGGAGGAATGTTGTAGCTGCTGATTTCATGTGGGTGTGGTGCGGTTGGGTGATTGGAGGAGGTGGCGTTGCGGGCAGGGCAAGTCATGCGTCACGGTGACCGGCCCGTGGCTTCGGGAAGCGCGGCCTCTCTGATGGCGGCCACAAAGGCCTTGCCCGAAAAGGGTTTCGTGAAGAGCGCTGCCGCACGGGCCATGGCCGGATGGGATTGCCTTGCCTCATCATCATGCGCAGTCATGAGGATGAAGGGGATGGCGTCTCCGGATTGATGCAGTCGCTCCGCAAGATCGAGCCCCGACATGCCGGTCAGCCGGATATCAAAGACATAGCAGCAGATCTCCTCCTTTGGCGGTGACTGCAGCAACGCCTCCGCGTTGGAATAAGACAACGCCCGGTAGCCTGCAGCGCCAAGCAACCGCTCGACGGCCTGGCTCATGCCGGGGTCGTCTTCCACAATGACAACGCGATTTCCAGAGGCCATCATTCGCGAGGGGTGAGAGGCCAGATATAGTCCCCGGTGCGCGAATCAGGTATTGTACCTTGGTTCCACACCACCCTGTACTTTGGTACAGGGTCCCCTAAACCAACCGGCTACTCGATAGTGCAGCCCGCTGCACGCAGTGCGTCCGCCATGTGCACCAGGTCTGCGAGGGATGCGGCCTGCATCTTCGTCATGACCTGCGCGCGATGCGCCTTCACCGTTCGCTCCACGGTGCCCAGCTCCGCGGCGATTTGTTTGTTCAGCTTTCCCGACACCACACCCACAAAGACTTGATGCTCCCGATCCGTGAGACTGCGCAGGCGGGCGCGATACTCCTCCACAGAGCGCCTCGACTGGCTCTCATCCGTCTGCTTCGCGAGCGCTCCTTTGATGGCGTGCAGCAAGGCGGTGCGTTCCACCGGCTTCGTCAGAAAGTCCACGGCTCCCTGCTTCATGGCCTGCACGCTCATGGGGATGTCCCCATGCGCGGTGAGGAAGACGACGGGCAGAGCATCACGGTCATTCTGCAGCGCTGCCTGCAATTCCAGGCCACTTGGCCCCGGCATGCGCATATCCAGAAGGAGGCAGCCATTCATCCCCGGCTTCCGACGCAGCAGGTACTCGCCGGCTGAGGCATACGACTGCACCTGAAAGCCCGCGGCGCGCAGCAGCCGCGTGACCGCAACACGCAAGGATTCATCGTCATCCACCACGTGCACCGTGGACGCAGCCTCCTCTTTCAATGTCTCCACGGCGCAGGTGGTCATGAGGACCTCCCTGGGTTTGCGGTTCCATTCGCAGATTCCGCAGGCAACGTGAAGGTGAACATCGCGCCGCCATCGACGAGATTCCGCGCCGCGATGCTTCCACGATGGGCTTCGATGATCGAACGCGCCATGGCCAGACCTAACCCCATCCCCTCCATCTTGGTTGTGAAGAAGGACTCAAAAATCTGGGGCAAACGATCCTCTGGTATCCCGTGTCCGTGATCACGGACAGACACTGCGACCCCGGGCCTGTCCTCACGCCAAGTGCGCACGAGTACCACCCGCTCGTGGGAGCCGTTGCTCTTCATCGCGTCCATGGCATTCACGACCAGGTTGATGAGCACTTGCTGCACATGCACGCGATCCGCGGGCACTGCCGGCGCATCCGTCGCCAGCTCGCTACGCAGAATAATGCCGCGCCGCTGGGCATCTGTCGATAAAAGTTTCAGCACATCCCCCACAACCTCATTCACCTGCACGGGTGCGAGCCTCACCGGCGCACGGCGCACCAGAGTCCGGATGTGGCGGATGACCTGGCTCGCGCGGAGGTCATCTTTGCGAATATCCGCCAGGATCTGCCGGATATCGTCCAGAGGTGGATTCTCTGATTCCATGAGCATCTCCGCCGCCTCTGCGTTGCTTAGGATTGCACCCAGCGGCTGATTGATCTCATGGGCAATGGAGGCCGTGAGCTCACCCACCAGGGCCAGTCGGGACACGTGCACCATGGACTGGCGCATCTCCTCCACCCGCCGCTGATCCGTGATGTCATGGAAGATGGCGATGTAGCACGCCTCATCGTGGATCCGGATGGTCTCGATCGAAAGGATGGCAGTGACCTCGCGCTCCGTGCGGGTACGCAGCGTGACCTCGTGATTTCTCAGGGCGCCCACGGCATCCACCAGACGGGCGAGCTTCAGGCGCTCCTTCTCACTGCGATAAAGGCCCAGTTCCTCCGGCAGGCGGCCGGCGGCTTCGGCATAGGTGTAGCCGAACTGCCGCTCCCAGCCTTCATTCACATCCAGGATGGTCTCATCCTTCGCGCGGAAGATGACCATGGCACTGGGGCTTGCGTGGAATGCCTTGGAGAAACGTTCTTCGGAGAGGCGCAGTTCCATTTCAGCACGATGCCGCGAAACCGCAGACGAAAGGACATCCCCCAACGCATGGAGTTGCGCGATGACTGGCTCGCTCCACTCCCGGTAGTCGCTTGCAGTACAGAATGATACACCATGGGTGGTCCCATCCATGGAGTGCAGGGGAATGATGAGGGCGGACTTGATGTTCTTCGTCCTCACATACTCCTGCTCCTCCCGGGCATCAGCCGGAAGGTCATTCACGGCATTCACCAGGGGAATGGCCTTCCGGTGCTCGAACTGCGCACAAATCCACGGCATCTGCAGCTCTGCCTTCCGCTTTGCGATCGCCTCGCGCACGGCGGGGTCCGTGTGATACAGGATGCGGAGCGCCTGCGTGTCACGCACGTGCTCAAACAGCATGCAGGATTGGAATTCCATCATCACTCGCACCTTTTCCAGCGCGTTGCCGATGGCCTGATCCAGCGTCTCCGCCGAGGCCTCCACCAAGTCTGCTGAGATCTCCGTAAGTACACGCTCAAAGCGCAACCGCTCCTCCTGCTCGCGCACCAGCCTCTTCCTCCGGCTGTTGCTTGCCAGCAGTCCGGCAATCAATCCTGTCTGGATGACGCCAACGACCAGCGAACCAATGACGACGTTGCGATGAATACCCCAGATGGTGGGTCCGCGATTCTCCGCTCCGCCGCTGCCGGAAGGTGGCACGGCGCCCAGGGCCTCAGAACTCACCACGAAGATCGCCCCATACCCGGCGAGCGAACAGACGGCAATCCGCCAGCTCTTTCTCCAAGCTGCACACAATTCCGCACATGCGCGGAAGATGGAGGAGACTCCATGCATAAAAACGGCTTCACGGCACTGAGAGCAATTACGGCCAAAGTATGCCTGTA
Protein-coding regions in this window:
- a CDS encoding DUF2092 domain-containing protein, whose product is MNTNPSRLAACCICVAAFLCPALHGQDSIAPATATQYQAKPEGQIQNKLDPKALVIINRAADFLAKAPQYQATVEVSHDVVYGEKSKLQYTKQLDIKLRRPNRLKVDVSTTVPRRSFWYDGKNVTLLDHKENYYASSLAPDKIDAMVDHVEKTLGVVFPLDDLVLSKPLSEPASKAKNSAYLGKEKILGKVCHHVAFGHEAIDWQAWVEDGPKPLLRKVVITLKYEEGLPQITAFISNWDTGTKLPDYVFEFEAPKGAEAIKFLASSDDSPDAEKDKSPAPARVPAVDVKAGN
- a CDS encoding cation:proton antiporter — encoded protein: MFEGVTILTTFAIAMTMVVLMPKLMERLRLPGILGFIIAGFLLGPAVTGLIKQDGPVISLLAELGKLLFMFFVGFEIDLDDFKKTRTRSLTFGALTFILPFVAGVMVGRLTGFGWNASLLIGSIIASHTLLAFPILQKLGLTQHPTVLMVVGGTIFTDIASMLVLAVTVSVHLTGFSWSFLGRELLELAIFVPLILFGAGNLARKAIIRYGQKPELRVTIMLVVIVVCAEGARIINLEGIVGAFLAGIAVKRAVRGKFAVEQLEVTSQALFIPAFFLTTGFLVDPAVLKQSITESPGMTFGLLAAVLAGKSVAAWLTGVIFRQPRHEVATVASLSFPQMAATLASAVVGYQCINSHGERLLDATFVNASVLIVIVTCVLGPILTERYAKQMRQDAEQAATKPETATTLEPPAAARC
- a CDS encoding DUF1254 domain-containing protein; translation: MKTHLSHLLLTLTGVMVFRCAVAQDYEFKGGYPTAETIQRAYDDADLNRAIQAYKFFYPTVSILATYEGNARAGMVENKNPMLMLGTPAQAVFTPNSDTPYAGANFDLSKGPMVVEIPPGAVMSVVNDLNQRYVMDLGLPGPDAGKGGKHLVIPPGWKGEIPQGYYAAQATTNRVLVLFRAIPTGGDMNAAIDKLKSINFYPHKGGGDADKPVWLEVGAKFYDFTPVPWEDNLEYWKKLHSVIDAEPPYEAYRMYYGELAMLGIQKGKPFAPDERMQIILEKAAKMANIQMRVQSFADRRPERIAWPDRKWEWASLRFENGTFDTPNYKDLEAREKWFYQAQIESPAMFRRDEHAGSLYWLGVRDASGVYLDGGKTYKLTVPLPVPAKLFWSVTVYDTYSRSEIVNQQGTAAIRSLQELKDLGDAKSVDLYFGPKLPAGASEKRWVQTLPTKGWFTYFRIYGPGAPAFNGAWKPGDFEEVK
- a CDS encoding sensor histidine kinase gives rise to the protein MHGVSSIFRACAELCAAWRKSWRIAVCSLAGYGAIFVVSSEALGAVPPSGSGGAENRGPTIWGIHRNVVIGSLVVGVIQTGLIAGLLASNSRRKRLVREQEERLRFERVLTEISADLVEASAETLDQAIGNALEKVRVMMEFQSCMLFEHVRDTQALRILYHTDPAVREAIAKRKAELQMPWICAQFEHRKAIPLVNAVNDLPADAREEQEYVRTKNIKSALIIPLHSMDGTTHGVSFCTASDYREWSEPVIAQLHALGDVLSSAVSRHRAEMELRLSEERFSKAFHASPSAMVIFRAKDETILDVNEGWERQFGYTYAEAAGRLPEELGLYRSEKERLKLARLVDAVGALRNHEVTLRTRTEREVTAILSIETIRIHDEACYIAIFHDITDQRRVEEMRQSMVHVSRLALVGELTASIAHEINQPLGAILSNAEAAEMLMESENPPLDDIRQILADIRKDDLRASQVIRHIRTLVRRAPVRLAPVQVNEVVGDVLKLLSTDAQRRGIILRSELATDAPAVPADRVHVQQVLINLVVNAMDAMKSNGSHERVVLVRTWREDRPGVAVSVRDHGHGIPEDRLPQIFESFFTTKMEGMGLGLAMARSIIEAHRGSIAARNLVDGGAMFTFTLPAESANGTANPGRSS
- a CDS encoding response regulator, with the protein product MTTCAVETLKEEAASTVHVVDDDESLRVAVTRLLRAAGFQVQSYASAGEYLLRRKPGMNGCLLLDMRMPGPSGLELQAALQNDRDALPVVFLTAHGDIPMSVQAMKQGAVDFLTKPVERTALLHAIKGALAKQTDESQSRRSVEEYRARLRSLTDREHQVFVGVVSGKLNKQIAAELGTVERTVKAHRAQVMTKMQAASLADLVHMADALRAAGCTIE
- a CDS encoding response regulator, producing MMASGNRVVIVEDDPGMSQAVERLLGAAGYRALSYSNAEALLQSPPKEEICCYVFDIRLTGMSGLDLAERLHQSGDAIPFILMTAHDDEARQSHPAMARAAALFTKPFSGKAFVAAIREAALPEATGRSP
- a CDS encoding outer membrane beta-barrel protein, which produces MKSAATTFLRTAAMAAVLGSAGLFAGTPSPSSKSVVVPPEPPPEKPWYVTVAAYGWLGAVNGETGIGPITVSADTSLNDLIDEFDGSFMTYIEAGCDRWSLGLDVIWGKLKDDASVERGPFFGKVGFEQEQWVITARIQYALIKNDTTRLDVFAGGRWMYLEVDIDVDTNLGPGRHFGIKEDWIDPIVGARVIHDFTDKCFVQVMGDIGGFGVESELTWQALVGLGYRFNPKLSTVIGYRALGVDYDKDQFLLDTISHGPFVGLSYTF
- a CDS encoding DUF1254 domain-containing protein → MKPNSYNQHALLLATLTVALGTVALSEEFSPEELQKRAIHRRAVEAVIWGIPAVNYERMLQATIDNGGKLNQVVYWSRPVNSKNQTLTPNPDTIYLNPFYDTSKGPVVVEIPPADENNVIVGSFDMAWQNALEDVGPAGADKGKGAKYLILPPGYKEKAPEGYIVLESETNRGFVILRSNFKSRSDADIKSAVEHGKKVKIYPLGGNPDSTVYVDAYDKPFDATIPYDATFFEYLDRFVQAEPWITRDKVMIDSLKTIGIEKGKPFTPDANTKRILESAVREAHAEVALKFEKGFVPPFFDGTRWGLPIPKETVDGMGSGFAKPNEYGIDGRAVMYHIGYFSAKHLGTGQFYLMNISDREGKSLEGDKTYRLTVPPNAPIEQYWSVTAYDRETHALIVGMSRPSLASNDTSVQKNADGSTDVYFGPKAPAGKEANWVPTDPKRQFELLFRLYGPKKELFEKAWNLPDVEELK
- a CDS encoding transporter, with protein sequence MAASGLHAAAAPAPAPSVPPDGSLQASMAPSHAGADMGAIAEKLNDPTASLISLPFQNNFDWGAGPDGDGFQYKLNVQPVVPIDLNDDWKIIWRTILPFITQEDVIGTSDQTGLGDLNTTIWLSPNKKHEGQPTIGIGPILQFPTATDDLLGAEKWAIGPSFIFVHQKHGWTAGILANHLWSVAGEEDRQDLSVTFLQPFLSYTTPKHTTFGINSESGYDWENEQWTVPLNVFITQLVKIGSTPVSFQLGARYYAEAPAQGPEWGLRISVTLVFPE
- a CDS encoding DUF6515 family protein, whose product is MAALLAAWMPQQSLQADWHRSGSIHRSAHIDAHGWGGGGHVDINRNFHRDVDVHGHGGSWDVHRDIHRDVDIDVHNHDHFWGGVAVGAATTLAAGAIVHSLPPTHTTVVVANQPYYYDAGVYYKTAPSGGYVAVAAPLGAVVAVVPPGSVPVVLGNQTYFYQSGVYYQQQGTTFIVAPVPIGVVVPTLPPGSQATVINGQTYFNYQGVTYQPVFMNGATSYMTVKI